Proteins from a genomic interval of Tenacibaculum sp. SZ-18:
- a CDS encoding VPS10 domain-containing protein, with protein sequence MRKTLIVFLSIFLSTNLFSNAQKNKNKKSELSKISISGLKWRNVGPALTSGRIADFAFNPKNPFEYYVATAAGGVWKTVNSGVTYQPIFDSQGSYSIGCVSVDPNNPNIIWVGTGENNNQRSVAYGDGVYKSLDGGKSWKHMGLKNSEHIGKIIVHPENSNIVYVAAIGPLWSKGGDRGLYKTEDGGQTWKSVIKVDEHTGVNDVVMDPRDPNVLYASTLQRRRHVYTYVGGGPGSGMHKSEDGGETWTKINKGLPGVELGRIGLAISPANPEIIYAIVEAANRKGGFYASTNRGASWEKRSSHVTSGNYYQEIIADPIDENTVYSMDTWMAVTHNGGKSFELVGEDTKHVDNHCMWINPNNNKHWLVGCDGGIYETFDGAKTWDFKKNLPVTQFYKVAVDNDAPFYNIYGGTQDNFSLGGPSRVLTNHGIRNSEWFITNGGDGFESQIDPNNPNIVYAQSQYGGLVRYDKKSGETVGIKPKARKGENAYRFNWDAPLVVSRHVPGRLYFSANKVFKSDDYGNSWEVISDDLSQQIDRNTLKVYDRVVSMDAVMKNGSTSLFGSIVAFSESPLNKNLLATGTDDGLIHISEDGGQNWRKISKISGAPEQSYVNSVFLSRHNENIIYVAFNHHKYGDFKPYIFKSTNKGRSWNPIQSNLPERGSVYAIEEDHIDKNLLFVGTEFGAFFSPNQGSNWKQLKKGLPTIAVRDIAIQERENDLVLGTFGRGFYVLDDYSVLRTIENAKPTEKAKIYPIRTALMWEQSSPLGLPGKSFQGDNFYTADNLGPEALITYYYDSSYKTLKSKRQKKEKELTKSGSDTPYPSYEALKAETDETKDELVFVIKDSNGKVIKKQFKPAVKGVQRFHWDLRYTPQNPINLRKSSFYNPFSGKDEGTLVAPGQYTVEMSLYKNGELTKLSDPVRFEVKALNNVEMPAKNRAEKVAFQKDLAKLQADMGIIRNLMSESNNKLRYIKVGIKKSEQPIGSLMTDVLNIEKQLIKVRLSLYGDAVKRRLDIDQPLPVANRLGAIGYEQKYSTATPTKTHRDNYEIAKDEIIVLKKRVEQIYNIDIKTLEKKLIDLGVPYTPGRGYEPKN encoded by the coding sequence ATGAGAAAAACACTCATTGTCTTTTTGAGTATTTTTTTGAGTACGAATCTTTTTAGTAATGCTCAAAAGAACAAAAACAAAAAATCTGAATTAAGTAAAATCAGTATTTCTGGATTAAAATGGCGTAATGTTGGTCCAGCTTTAACATCAGGACGTATAGCCGATTTCGCCTTCAACCCTAAAAATCCGTTTGAGTATTATGTGGCTACTGCAGCTGGAGGTGTATGGAAAACTGTAAACTCGGGAGTTACATATCAACCAATCTTTGATTCACAAGGATCATATTCCATTGGATGTGTTAGTGTTGACCCTAACAATCCCAATATTATATGGGTTGGAACAGGAGAAAATAACAATCAACGATCAGTCGCCTATGGAGATGGTGTATACAAATCTCTAGACGGAGGAAAATCTTGGAAACATATGGGACTTAAGAATTCTGAGCATATCGGAAAAATTATAGTTCATCCAGAAAATTCAAATATTGTCTATGTCGCTGCAATTGGTCCGTTATGGAGCAAAGGTGGAGACAGAGGTTTATATAAAACTGAAGACGGTGGTCAAACTTGGAAATCTGTTATAAAAGTAGATGAACACACTGGAGTAAACGATGTTGTTATGGATCCTAGAGATCCAAATGTTTTATATGCATCAACATTACAAAGAAGACGTCACGTCTACACTTATGTTGGTGGTGGACCAGGATCTGGTATGCACAAAAGTGAAGATGGGGGAGAAACTTGGACCAAAATTAACAAAGGACTACCTGGTGTTGAATTAGGAAGAATTGGATTAGCAATTTCTCCTGCAAATCCAGAAATTATTTATGCAATTGTAGAGGCTGCTAATCGTAAAGGTGGTTTTTACGCTTCTACAAATAGAGGTGCAAGTTGGGAAAAACGCAGTTCCCATGTAACAAGTGGTAATTATTACCAAGAAATAATTGCAGATCCAATAGATGAAAACACGGTATATTCAATGGATACTTGGATGGCAGTAACTCATAATGGAGGAAAGAGTTTTGAATTAGTTGGAGAAGATACTAAGCATGTTGATAATCATTGTATGTGGATTAATCCAAACAACAATAAACATTGGTTAGTAGGATGTGATGGGGGTATTTATGAAACCTTCGATGGAGCTAAAACATGGGACTTTAAAAAGAATCTTCCTGTTACTCAATTTTATAAAGTTGCCGTAGATAACGATGCACCATTTTACAATATTTATGGTGGAACTCAAGACAATTTCAGTTTAGGTGGACCATCAAGAGTATTAACCAATCACGGTATTCGTAATTCAGAATGGTTTATTACAAATGGAGGAGATGGTTTTGAGTCTCAGATAGATCCGAATAATCCAAATATTGTGTATGCGCAATCTCAATATGGAGGGTTAGTACGTTACGATAAAAAAAGTGGTGAAACTGTAGGAATCAAACCTAAAGCAAGAAAAGGTGAGAATGCCTATCGTTTTAATTGGGACGCACCTTTAGTTGTGAGTAGACATGTTCCTGGAAGATTATATTTTTCTGCCAATAAAGTATTTAAGTCAGATGATTATGGAAATAGTTGGGAAGTGATTAGCGATGATTTATCTCAACAAATTGATAGAAATACTTTAAAAGTGTATGACAGAGTAGTAAGCATGGATGCTGTTATGAAAAACGGATCGACTTCGCTTTTTGGAAGTATCGTTGCCTTTTCTGAATCTCCATTAAATAAAAACTTGTTAGCTACTGGAACCGATGATGGATTAATTCATATTTCTGAAGATGGTGGACAAAACTGGCGTAAAATTTCTAAGATTTCTGGAGCACCAGAACAATCTTATGTAAATAGTGTATTCTTATCTAGACATAATGAAAATATAATTTACGTGGCTTTTAACCATCATAAATATGGAGATTTTAAACCTTATATATTTAAATCAACAAATAAAGGTAGAAGCTGGAATCCGATTCAGTCTAATTTACCAGAAAGAGGAAGTGTTTATGCTATTGAGGAAGATCACATCGATAAAAACTTATTATTTGTAGGAACTGAATTTGGTGCATTCTTTTCACCAAATCAAGGATCAAACTGGAAACAGTTAAAAAAAGGTTTACCTACAATTGCGGTTAGAGATATTGCTATTCAAGAACGCGAGAATGACCTAGTTCTGGGTACATTCGGACGTGGATTTTATGTTTTAGACGATTACTCTGTTCTTAGAACTATTGAGAATGCTAAACCTACCGAAAAAGCTAAAATATATCCAATCAGGACTGCATTAATGTGGGAGCAAAGTAGTCCTTTAGGTTTACCTGGAAAATCTTTCCAAGGTGATAATTTCTATACTGCTGATAATTTAGGTCCAGAAGCTTTAATCACATATTACTACGATTCAAGCTACAAAACCTTAAAAAGTAAGCGTCAAAAGAAAGAGAAAGAGCTTACTAAATCTGGTTCGGACACTCCCTATCCTTCATACGAAGCTTTAAAGGCGGAAACTGACGAAACCAAAGATGAATTAGTTTTTGTTATTAAAGATTCAAATGGAAAAGTAATTAAAAAGCAATTTAAGCCAGCAGTAAAAGGCGTTCAAAGATTTCACTGGGATTTAAGATATACACCGCAAAATCCTATTAATTTAAGAAAATCATCTTTTTATAACCCTTTCAGTGGTAAAGATGAAGGAACATTGGTTGCTCCTGGACAATATACAGTTGAAATGTCTTTATACAAAAACGGAGAACTCACTAAGCTAAGTGATCCAGTACGTTTTGAGGTTAAAGCATTAAACAATGTAGAAATGCCTGCTAAAAACCGTGCAGAGAAAGTAGCATTCCAAAAGGATTTAGCAAAGTTACAAGCTGATATGGGAATCATTAGAAATTTAATGTCTGAATCAAATAATAAATTACGTTATATCAAAGTTGGTATTAAAAAGTCTGAACAACCAATTGGATCGTTAATGACAGATGTATTAAATATCGAAAAACAGTTGATAAAAGTAAGACTTTCTTTATATGGTGATGCTGTTAAGCGTAGATTAGATATTGATCAACCTTTACCTGTAGCTAATCGTTTAGGAGCAATTGGATATGAGCAAAAATATTCAACTGCGACTCCAACAAAAACACATCGTGATAATTACGAAATAGCTAAAGATGAAATTATTGTTCTTAAAAAGAGAGTAGAGCAGATTTATAATATTGATATCAAAACATTAGAGAAAAAATTAATTGATTTAGGAGTTCCTTACACACCAGGAAGAGGTTACGAGCCTAAAAATTAG
- a CDS encoding dienelactone hydrolase family protein yields the protein MKLIKFFTVLIAIAVLFSCKNENKKKEENSANLKQAIVNVKGKEVIYATDSTKLKGYISFDENVEGKRPGIVIVHEWWGHNDYVRKRADMLAELGYTAIAIDMYGDGKQASHPEDAGKFANSVMSNLPVAKARFKAALDLLKKHESVDVDKIAAIGYCFGGSVALTMANTGEDLDAVAAFHSGVQLPVMPNKELKARVLVCNGAEDPFISPESVKAFTSALDSLGKKYEYVSYPGAKHSFTSKEADANGEKFKLPLAYNAEADQKSWESLQQLLKDVFTN from the coding sequence ATGAAACTAATTAAATTTTTTACAGTATTAATTGCAATTGCAGTACTATTTTCGTGTAAAAATGAAAACAAAAAGAAGGAAGAAAATTCTGCAAATTTGAAACAAGCAATAGTAAACGTTAAAGGTAAAGAAGTAATCTATGCCACTGATTCAACAAAATTAAAGGGATATATTTCTTTTGATGAAAATGTAGAAGGAAAAAGACCTGGTATAGTCATAGTGCATGAATGGTGGGGACATAATGATTATGTTCGAAAACGTGCAGACATGTTAGCCGAATTAGGTTACACTGCTATTGCCATTGATATGTATGGTGACGGAAAACAAGCAAGTCATCCTGAGGATGCTGGTAAATTTGCAAATAGTGTAATGTCTAATTTACCCGTGGCAAAAGCACGCTTTAAAGCAGCGTTAGATCTATTAAAAAAGCATGAATCTGTGGATGTTGATAAAATTGCTGCAATCGGATATTGTTTTGGCGGTAGTGTTGCTTTAACAATGGCTAATACTGGAGAAGATTTAGATGCTGTTGCCGCTTTTCATAGTGGAGTGCAACTTCCTGTAATGCCAAACAAAGAATTAAAAGCTCGTGTATTAGTATGTAACGGAGCTGAAGATCCATTCATAAGTCCTGAATCAGTAAAAGCATTTACTTCTGCATTAGATTCTTTAGGAAAAAAGTATGAATACGTTTCTTATCCAGGAGCAAAGCATAGTTTTACCTCTAAAGAAGCAGATGCAAATGGAGAAAAATTCAAACTTCCGCTAGCATATAATGCTGAAGCTGACCAAAAATCTTGGGAAAGTTTACAGCAATTGTTAAAAGATGTTTTTACTAACTAA
- a CDS encoding alkaline phosphatase D family protein, producing MVKTIFFVAILFMNSLTIIAQDLVQSGPMVGYSSMKEALLWVQTKKAAEVHFEYFNKEEPKKRFKTEKYTTEKKFGFVAKLIANEIQPGKKYTYEVFVNGRRIKRDYPMEFQAQTLWQWRTDPPEVNFAVGSCNYVNEKEVDRPGKPYGSEHEIFTTIHRKKPDFMLWLGDNTYLREVDWDSRTGFLHRYTHTRSLPELQPLLASTHHYAIWDDHDFGPNNADGSFPMKKTASEIFKLFWGNPNYDVIDKGGITGYFQWADLDFFLLDNRYYRTANNNQTEERQMLGKEQIDWLINALTFSRAPFKFIAVGGQFISSEAMYENHAIYQNERTYLIQKIREAKIEGVIFLDGDRHHTALSKMQESNRVYPIYDLTCSSLTAGAHANKEELNVYKLQETLVGQHNFGMLKVSGPRKERVLSIQILDKDGKELWIKQIQAKDLKYKSKRR from the coding sequence ATGGTAAAGACGATATTTTTTGTAGCTATTTTATTTATGAACAGTTTGACGATTATAGCTCAAGATTTAGTTCAATCTGGACCTATGGTTGGTTATTCTTCAATGAAGGAAGCTTTATTATGGGTGCAGACTAAAAAAGCAGCCGAAGTACATTTTGAGTATTTCAACAAAGAAGAACCTAAAAAGAGATTTAAAACAGAAAAATATACAACTGAAAAGAAATTTGGTTTCGTTGCGAAATTAATTGCAAATGAAATTCAACCAGGAAAGAAATATACCTATGAAGTATTTGTTAATGGTAGAAGGATAAAACGAGATTATCCAATGGAATTTCAAGCGCAAACGCTTTGGCAATGGAGAACAGATCCACCTGAGGTGAATTTTGCTGTTGGAAGTTGTAATTATGTAAACGAAAAAGAAGTTGATAGACCTGGAAAACCTTATGGGAGTGAACATGAAATTTTCACTACAATCCATAGAAAGAAACCGGATTTCATGCTTTGGTTAGGTGATAATACATATTTAAGAGAAGTTGATTGGGATTCACGAACAGGTTTTCTTCATAGGTACACACATACTAGATCTTTACCAGAACTTCAACCATTATTAGCATCAACACATCATTATGCAATTTGGGATGACCATGACTTCGGACCCAACAATGCTGACGGAAGTTTTCCAATGAAAAAAACAGCCTCTGAAATCTTTAAATTATTTTGGGGAAATCCAAATTATGATGTTATTGATAAAGGAGGGATAACAGGGTATTTTCAATGGGCTGACTTAGATTTTTTCTTATTGGATAATCGCTATTATAGAACCGCAAATAACAATCAAACAGAAGAGCGTCAAATGCTAGGTAAAGAACAAATTGATTGGTTAATTAATGCATTGACTTTTAGTCGAGCCCCATTTAAATTTATCGCTGTTGGTGGACAATTCATTAGTTCTGAAGCAATGTATGAAAATCATGCTATTTATCAGAACGAACGTACTTATTTAATTCAGAAGATTCGTGAAGCGAAAATCGAAGGAGTCATCTTCCTAGATGGTGATCGTCATCATACAGCATTAAGTAAAATGCAAGAAAGTAATAGAGTGTATCCTATATACGACCTAACATGTTCTTCTTTAACTGCGGGGGCACACGCCAATAAAGAAGAGTTAAATGTATATAAACTTCAAGAAACTCTTGTTGGTCAACATAATTTTGGAATGCTCAAAGTAAGTGGCCCAAGAAAGGAAAGAGTGCTTAGTATTCAA